One window of the Pieris rapae chromosome 11, ilPieRapa1.1, whole genome shotgun sequence genome contains the following:
- the LOC110994075 gene encoding uncharacterized protein LOC110994075 encodes MENQRICRQKRIIKRTIIIFVMFLSQTNCTDIRNDNTNTLDNVPTCHSCLNSQDVNKSNDDSIVGNIIDTVSEFCEKYVFVNNTERDLSHVLEKAIDEALKKDKYELFEGVEIKSVSVKSDQSKEDNDGRALFSSYTYEYRLFKKIKDFVDTHILSINLPKAARLIGFRSFGLKKFFLPLLIGMQVFKSILLAMFLPSILGSFGKILGKGISTLSATSSQASYPPANNEDPGYDNKEAFMGYETNNAGQFALQDYNGETDPNDSADDMSRFGPGGQKVSYLPSKNSYYKNQMTNNYKNFQKIPASSMILSNYDPFYSPLLSRLDGIFASLGLAPSETSTDAQGQALSDVKLEACREQLICLMYANPAKYAPYSNLVSAQLSRELNELRRPVSDNPEILRFFRYMRSARRGQEGTDCLQFSTGCTVSTPTHTMIAAYHDINKLVTARRLNLGN; translated from the exons ATGGAAAATCAACGGATTTGCAGACAAAAACGAATCATAAAGAggacgataattatttttgtgatgTTTCTTTCACAAACCAACTGCACTGACATTAGAAATGATAATACCAATACTTTAGATAATGTACCCACCTGCCATAGCTGTCTAAATAGTCAagatgtaaataaatcaaacgaTGACAGTATTGTAGgtaatataatagatacagTTAGTGAATTTTGtgagaaatatgtatttgtaaataatactgAAAGAGATTTGAGTCACGTCTTAGAGAAAGCAATAGACGAAGCATTGAAAAAAGACAAATACGAATTATTTGAAGGAGTCGAAATTAAATCTGTGAGTGTGAAGTCTGATCAAAGTAAAGAAGATAACGACGGGAGGGCGCTATTTAGTTCGTACACTTACGAATACAGATTGTTcaagaaaattaaagattttgtgGACACGCATATTCTGTCTATAAATTTGCCTAAAGCAGCCAGACTTATTGGATTTAgat CATTCGGCCTTAAGAAGTTCTTCCTTCCCTTGCTGATTGGGATGCAGGTTTTCAAGAGTATCCTCTTGGCGATGTTTTTACCCAGTATTTTGGGAAGTTTTGGCAAAATACTCGGGAAAG GTATATCCACACTATCGGCCACGTCAAGCCAGGCCAGCTACCCACCAGCGAACAACGAAGATCCTGGCTACGATAACAAAGAAGCATTCATGGGATACGAGACAAACAATGCGGGTCAATTCGCTTTACAGGATTATAATGGCGAAACTGACCCCAATGATAGCGCAGATGATATGTCCAG GTTTGGGCCAGGGGGCCAGAAAGTCTCGTATCTGCCATCCAAGAACAGCTACTACAAGAACCAAATGACTAACAACtataag AATTTCCAGAAGATTCCAGCATCATCGATGATCCTGAGTAATTATGACCCGTTCTACTCACCCCTTCTGTCGAGACTGGACGGCATCTTCGCGAGTCTCG GTTTAGCCCCGAGCGAGACATCAACAGACGCCCAAGGACAGGCTTTGAGTGACGTGAAGTTGGAAGCGTGTCGAGAGCAGCTAATCTGCCTGATGTATGCTAATCCAGCGAAATATGCGCCCTACAGTAATTTGGTCTCAGCCCAACTCAGCAG GGAACTAAACGAGCTACGACGCCCGGTATCGGATAACCCAGAAATACTCCGTTTCTTCAGATACATGAGATCAGCGCGGAGGGGTCAAGAAGGCACCGACTGCCTGCAATTTAGCACTGGGTGCACAGTCTCCACTCCCACTCACACTATGATCGCTGCCTACCACGATATTAACAAGCTCGTAACCGCTAGACGGCTCAATTTAGGGAACTGA